Proteins co-encoded in one Candidatus Thiodictyon syntrophicum genomic window:
- a CDS encoding Uma2 family endonuclease: MNPQPQPRLTPQDYLAWERRQETRHEFFDGEIFAMTGASREHNLVCLNIAASLHTQLRGKPCEVYNNDMRVKVSETGMYTYPDIVAACAEPRFEDAEVDTLLNPVVIIEVLSDSTEQYDRGAKFRHYRTVASLQDYLLVAQTECRVEHYAREAAGRWLLTEYRGRDDTIDLPAAGCRLFLREMYERVPL, encoded by the coding sequence ATGAACCCACAGCCGCAACCCCGTCTCACACCGCAGGACTATCTGGCCTGGGAACGCCGACAGGAAACCCGCCACGAGTTCTTCGACGGCGAGATTTTCGCCATGACCGGGGCGAGCCGGGAACATAACCTGGTGTGCCTCAATATCGCCGCCAGTCTGCATACCCAACTGCGTGGGAAACCCTGCGAGGTTTATAACAATGATATGCGCGTGAAGGTCAGCGAGACCGGCATGTACACCTATCCGGACATCGTGGCCGCCTGCGCCGAACCCCGATTCGAGGACGCTGAGGTCGATACGCTGCTCAATCCGGTGGTGATCATCGAGGTACTGTCCGACTCCACCGAACAGTACGATCGCGGTGCCAAGTTCCGGCATTACCGCACCGTGGCGTCTTTGCAGGATTATCTGCTGGTCGCGCAAACCGAATGCCGGGTGGAGCATTACGCGCGTGAGGCCGCCGGCCGCTGGCTGTTGACCGAATACCGCGGCCGCGACGACACGATCGACCTGCCCGCGGCGGGCTGTCGGCTCTTCCTGCGCGAAATGTATGAGCGTGTGCCGCTGTGA
- a CDS encoding restriction endonuclease subunit S: protein MDEWYRTTLGDLCAVGICELQTGPFGSQLHAHDYLPDGVAVVPTEAIRARRIDHSVLPRIAEEKATSLARHRLQSGDILFARRGVQATGHIGVIREAESGFICGTGAIRLRVESRNDKINTEFLSHLLADPAAIEWFKFHAIGATMPNLNEGIIRSFSVLLPPLREQREIARVLSALDDKIDLNRRMNETLEAMARALFKDWFVDFGPTRAKQEGMEPYLAPDLWSLFPERLDVEGKPEGWQAFLLEHIAEHCKGTVCPSDRPDNLFEHYSLPAFDKGQNPAMDLGQTIKSNKTPVPKGAVLLSKLNPEIPRVWLPDDLTDTPQIASTEFLVFLPKAPSGRATLYCLFRDAGFKRMLEGMVTGTSKSHQRISPPALLKRRVLCGSNSALAALESVLAPALSRLRSNRAESRTLAQTRDLLLPKLMSGEIRVEDAEKTMEAHL, encoded by the coding sequence ATGGATGAGTGGTACAGGACGACCCTCGGCGACTTATGCGCGGTTGGGATTTGCGAGCTACAAACAGGTCCTTTTGGCTCGCAGTTGCACGCCCATGATTACTTGCCTGATGGCGTAGCAGTGGTGCCGACCGAGGCGATTCGGGCGCGACGTATCGACCACTCGGTGCTGCCAAGAATCGCTGAAGAAAAGGCGACTTCGCTTGCTAGGCATCGACTCCAAAGCGGTGATATTCTGTTTGCCCGCAGGGGTGTGCAGGCTACCGGGCATATCGGCGTCATACGCGAAGCAGAATCCGGTTTCATTTGCGGAACAGGTGCTATCCGACTTCGGGTTGAATCAAGAAACGACAAGATAAATACCGAGTTCCTCTCACATCTTCTCGCTGATCCGGCTGCAATCGAGTGGTTTAAGTTCCATGCGATCGGGGCGACGATGCCGAACCTGAACGAGGGGATCATTCGCTCTTTCTCAGTCTTGCTTCCGCCGCTCCGTGAACAACGCGAAATTGCTCGGGTGCTCAGCGCCCTCGATGACAAGATCGACCTGAACCGCCGCATGAACGAAACGCTGGAGGCGATGGCGCGGGCGCTGTTCAAGGACTGGTTCGTCGATTTCGGCCCGACCCGCGCCAAGCAGGAGGGCATGGAGCCGTACCTCGCTCCGGATCTGTGGTCCCTGTTTCCCGAGCGACTGGATGTCGAGGGAAAGCCGGAAGGGTGGCAAGCGTTTCTCTTAGAACATATCGCCGAACACTGTAAGGGAACGGTATGTCCTTCTGATCGCCCCGATAACCTCTTCGAGCACTACAGTTTGCCTGCCTTCGACAAGGGGCAGAATCCAGCCATGGACCTTGGGCAGACCATCAAGAGCAACAAGACCCCCGTCCCCAAAGGCGCTGTCCTGCTTTCAAAACTAAATCCGGAAATCCCTCGGGTTTGGCTGCCGGACGACTTGACGGACACGCCGCAAATTGCATCGACTGAGTTTCTGGTCTTCCTACCGAAGGCCCCATCTGGACGGGCGACCCTGTATTGCTTGTTCCGAGATGCAGGCTTCAAACGGATGCTTGAGGGGATGGTTACCGGCACCTCCAAGAGCCATCAGCGTATATCGCCTCCGGCCTTGCTGAAGCGGCGTGTACTCTGCGGATCGAACTCGGCACTTGCCGCACTGGAGTCGGTACTGGCTCCAGCGCTGTCTCGCTTGCGATCGAATAGAGCGGAATCCCGCACCCTCGCCCAAACCCGCGACCTCCTCCTCCCCAAACTGATGTCCGGCGAGATTCGCGTAGAGGATGCAGAGAAGACCATGGAGGCCCACCTATGA
- a CDS encoding type II toxin-antitoxin system MqsA family antitoxin — protein MSLNRGETVVVIKDVPAEVCVNCGEYYLDSAAAQRVYVQADAAVARNAEIEVLRFAA, from the coding sequence TTGTCCCTGAATCGAGGTGAAACCGTGGTCGTCATCAAAGACGTGCCGGCCGAGGTCTGCGTCAACTGCGGCGAATATTACCTGGACTCAGCCGCTGCGCAGCGGGTCTACGTACAGGCGGACGCCGCTGTGGCTCGCAATGCCGAGATCGAGGTCTTGCGCTTTGCTGCGTGA
- a CDS encoding diguanylate cyclase: MRPLAAALYAKTSGNPFFTIEFIQALYREGALRPDPQRGRWHWDLGAIAAHPASANVVDFLAAGLCDLDPETADTLVAAACLGNACTLGLLALVTDRDPGDLALGLRPALERGILVTPNALALHRAEPGAALAFCHDRMQQAVYRLHDDAWRGLLHLAMARRLAQAGAAPVDALRAAEHYAIAAPLIIEPAERLLARTLFLKAAVQARQAGSFAMAERFLRLAIGQLAAHAWEEDHDAAFILHTELHLVLYSQSRNREADEVYALLATRARSPRQLLAPICIQIASLSNRTRYNDAVSLGGGLLERLGITLPVEHTRARLEQELDLFYRHAAAGALEVLPAQPDMDDARLLMVAQLLNRLIPAALFSGSLLGFWMMARMSRLWIEAGYCEFLSYPMCCITMVTVALRDDYATGYRAARAALQTALARHQGSLEAARAQHSFGLFACHWFQPLEDDLGHAQAAFAGLVRAGDLEFANFTAFTTLGALFDTCTQLTQMDTETAAAIGFAHKSASTHSEQAYLPYRQLVRALAGQTHDRGGFADADFDDQAHLAASQGNAMALAYYHTYRALGACLFNDEAALSSHAEAAVALSRHISGFYPTALANLLHSLALIAHLRTADAAARSVLLGQLDQNQTWLAGRAADAPMNFSHLFDLVAAERLDALGQPWAALQTFEQAMRAAQAHQRPWHHALITERAGQCAMRHGQEHAGRALLARAHDLYRHWGAAGKARAMRSALPFIDAGAPGAPDGRGAGLGDALDHEALLRASQALAAETSEASLRARVVDLMGQLTGATDVQLMVLDEADGWVLEGGLRGDAPLARMTRAAAEAQCGIAATVLRLGLKTLAPVVSDDAVSDSRFAADPHFAGLTLCSLLALPVSVHGRATAFLILENRLLRAAFSAGRIEALSMLCGQLAISLENARLYQSLEHKVAQRTGELSEANRLLSEAIRRSEAEIAERRRAEEALRESEAAVREKLAAILLPEGDIGTLELADIIDTKAIQALMDDFFYLTGIGVGVIDRAGKVLVATGWQDICVRYHRVHPDTRRNCIESDTLLSLGGEPGSFKAYNCKNHLWDIATPIVVGGKLLGNIFLGQFFYEGEVPDYETFRRQARAFGFDEDAYLAALERVPRFSRATIERVMTFYSRFAMLISTLSYSNLKLARTLDERARAEEALRESETRFKAIANYAASWEAWFSPQGRLLWMNSLSLELTGFTPQEYLAADDFLAMLTTPQDRPPVLRRFREALQGSRGDNLEIRCLRKDGSQFWVTVSWRPILDADGRSLGFRTSAQDITANRRAREELHRARALAEAANRKLAALSTTDSLTGIANRRRFDEALPAEWRRASRARRPLGLAMLDVDWFKHYNDRYGHQAGDECLRALAGVLGAQVQRISDLAARYGGEEFAVIAPDTDAVGMLRLAESIHTALEALALPHAAAPLGRVTVSIGVAALAPTPETRPETLLRLADEALYRAKAEGRNRTVLGAPGMGGGAA; the protein is encoded by the coding sequence GTGCGCCCGCTGGCCGCCGCCCTGTACGCCAAGACCAGCGGTAACCCCTTTTTCACGATCGAGTTCATCCAGGCCCTGTACCGCGAAGGGGCGCTGCGGCCGGACCCGCAACGGGGGCGTTGGCACTGGGACCTGGGCGCCATCGCCGCCCACCCCGCCAGCGCCAATGTGGTGGATTTCCTCGCCGCCGGGTTGTGCGACCTGGACCCCGAGACCGCCGACACCCTGGTCGCCGCGGCCTGTCTGGGCAACGCCTGCACCCTGGGGCTCCTGGCGCTCGTCACCGACCGGGACCCCGGCGACCTGGCCCTGGGGCTGCGGCCCGCCCTGGAGCGCGGGATCCTGGTCACGCCCAACGCGCTGGCGCTGCATCGGGCCGAGCCCGGCGCCGCGCTGGCGTTCTGCCACGACCGGATGCAGCAGGCGGTCTACCGGCTGCATGACGATGCCTGGCGTGGGCTGTTGCACCTGGCCATGGCCCGGCGCCTGGCCCAGGCCGGGGCCGCTCCGGTTGATGCGTTGCGCGCCGCCGAACACTATGCGATCGCCGCGCCGCTGATCATCGAACCGGCCGAGCGCTTGCTCGCCCGCACGCTCTTTCTCAAGGCCGCGGTACAGGCCCGCCAGGCCGGTTCCTTTGCCATGGCCGAACGGTTCCTGCGGCTGGCCATCGGGCAATTGGCGGCGCACGCCTGGGAGGAGGATCACGACGCGGCGTTCATTCTGCATACCGAACTGCACCTGGTGCTCTATAGCCAGTCGCGCAACCGCGAGGCCGACGAGGTCTACGCCCTGCTCGCCACCCGGGCGCGCTCACCGCGGCAATTGCTGGCACCGATCTGCATCCAGATTGCCAGTCTGTCCAACCGCACCCGTTACAATGATGCCGTGAGTCTGGGGGGCGGCCTGCTGGAGCGGCTCGGCATCACCTTGCCGGTGGAGCACACCCGCGCGCGGCTGGAGCAGGAGCTCGATCTGTTTTACCGCCATGCGGCGGCGGGCGCGCTGGAGGTCCTGCCCGCGCAGCCCGACATGGACGACGCGCGCCTGCTGATGGTCGCGCAATTGCTCAATCGCCTGATCCCGGCCGCGCTGTTTTCCGGTTCGCTGCTCGGCTTCTGGATGATGGCGCGTATGAGCCGCCTGTGGATCGAGGCCGGCTACTGCGAGTTCCTGAGCTACCCGATGTGTTGTATCACGATGGTAACCGTGGCCCTGCGCGACGACTATGCCACCGGTTACCGGGCGGCCCGGGCGGCGCTTCAGACCGCACTCGCACGCCACCAAGGGAGCCTTGAGGCGGCCCGCGCCCAGCACAGTTTCGGGCTCTTCGCCTGTCATTGGTTTCAGCCGCTGGAGGACGATCTGGGGCACGCCCAGGCGGCGTTCGCCGGGCTCGTGCGGGCCGGCGATCTGGAATTTGCCAACTTCACCGCCTTCACCACGCTGGGGGCCCTGTTCGATACCTGTACGCAACTCACGCAGATGGACACCGAGACCGCGGCCGCCATCGGCTTTGCGCACAAGAGCGCGAGCACCCATTCAGAGCAGGCGTACCTGCCCTATCGCCAGTTGGTGCGGGCCCTGGCGGGCCAAACCCACGACCGCGGGGGCTTCGCGGATGCCGATTTCGACGATCAGGCACACCTGGCGGCCAGCCAGGGCAACGCCATGGCGCTGGCCTATTACCATACCTACCGGGCGCTGGGTGCCTGTCTGTTCAACGATGAAGCGGCGCTGTCGAGTCATGCCGAGGCGGCGGTCGCGCTCTCCCGGCACATCAGCGGTTTCTACCCGACCGCCCTGGCCAACCTGCTGCATTCGCTCGCACTGATCGCGCACCTGCGGACGGCCGACGCGGCGGCGCGCTCAGTGCTGCTCGGGCAGTTGGACCAGAACCAGACCTGGCTCGCCGGGCGCGCCGCCGATGCGCCCATGAACTTCAGCCACCTGTTCGATCTGGTAGCGGCCGAGCGCTTGGACGCCCTGGGCCAACCCTGGGCCGCGCTCCAGACCTTCGAGCAGGCGATGCGCGCCGCCCAGGCCCACCAGCGCCCCTGGCACCATGCACTCATCACCGAACGCGCCGGGCAGTGCGCCATGCGGCACGGGCAGGAGCACGCCGGCCGGGCGCTCCTGGCGCGTGCCCACGACCTCTATCGGCACTGGGGCGCCGCGGGTAAGGCGCGGGCCATGCGCTCGGCCCTGCCCTTCATCGACGCCGGTGCGCCGGGCGCGCCGGACGGCCGCGGGGCCGGCCTGGGTGATGCCTTGGACCACGAGGCCCTGCTGCGCGCCTCCCAGGCGCTCGCCGCGGAGACCTCCGAGGCCAGTTTGCGGGCGCGGGTGGTGGACCTGATGGGCCAATTGACCGGCGCCACCGATGTGCAACTGATGGTGCTGGACGAGGCGGACGGCTGGGTGCTGGAGGGCGGACTGCGAGGGGACGCACCGCTGGCGCGCATGACGCGCGCCGCGGCCGAGGCGCAATGCGGCATTGCCGCGACGGTGCTGCGACTGGGCCTGAAGACGCTGGCGCCCGTGGTGTCCGACGATGCGGTGAGCGACAGCCGCTTTGCGGCCGATCCACACTTCGCGGGTCTTACGCTCTGTTCGCTGCTGGCCCTGCCGGTGTCCGTCCATGGGCGGGCCACGGCCTTTCTGATCCTGGAGAATCGGCTGTTGCGCGCCGCCTTTTCCGCGGGGCGCATCGAGGCCCTGTCCATGCTGTGCGGGCAGTTGGCGATTTCGCTCGAAAACGCCCGGCTCTACCAGTCACTCGAACACAAGGTCGCGCAGCGCACCGGCGAGTTGTCGGAGGCCAACCGGCTGCTCTCGGAGGCGATCCGGCGTTCCGAGGCGGAAATCGCCGAGCGCCGACGGGCGGAAGAGGCACTACGCGAGAGCGAGGCCGCGGTCAGGGAAAAGCTGGCCGCGATCCTCTTGCCGGAGGGCGACATCGGCACCCTGGAACTGGCCGACATCATCGATACCAAAGCGATTCAGGCGTTGATGGACGATTTCTTTTATCTGACCGGGATCGGCGTCGGGGTGATCGACCGCGCCGGCAAGGTGCTGGTCGCCACCGGCTGGCAGGACATCTGCGTCAGGTATCATCGTGTTCATCCGGACACCCGCCGCAATTGTATCGAGAGCGATACCCTGCTGTCCTTGGGGGGCGAGCCGGGGAGCTTCAAAGCCTACAATTGCAAGAACCATCTCTGGGATATCGCCACGCCGATCGTGGTGGGCGGCAAGCTCCTGGGCAACATCTTCCTCGGGCAGTTCTTTTATGAGGGGGAGGTGCCCGATTATGAGACCTTCCGCCGCCAGGCGCGGGCCTTCGGATTCGACGAGGACGCTTACCTGGCGGCGCTGGAGCGGGTGCCGCGCTTCAGCCGCGCGACCATCGAGCGGGTGATGACCTTCTATTCAAGATTCGCCATGCTCATCTCGACGCTGAGCTACAGCAATCTCAAGCTGGCGCGCACCCTGGACGAGCGCGCGCGCGCAGAAGAGGCCCTGCGCGAGAGCGAGACCAGATTCAAGGCCATCGCCAATTACGCGGCCAGTTGGGAGGCCTGGTTCAGTCCGCAGGGACGGCTGCTGTGGATGAATTCCTTGTCGCTGGAACTCACCGGGTTCACGCCGCAAGAGTATCTGGCCGCGGACGACTTCCTGGCCATGCTCACCACGCCGCAGGACCGGCCCCCGGTGTTGCGGAGATTTCGCGAGGCGCTCCAGGGTAGCCGCGGCGACAACCTGGAGATCCGCTGTCTGCGCAAAGACGGCTCGCAATTCTGGGTGACGGTCTCCTGGCGACCCATCCTCGATGCCGATGGCCGTTCGCTCGGTTTTCGCACCAGCGCCCAGGACATCACCGCGAACCGGCGCGCGCGCGAGGAACTGCACCGCGCCCGGGCCCTGGCCGAGGCCGCCAACCGCAAACTCGCGGCCCTGAGCACCACCGACAGCCTGACCGGCATCGCCAATCGCCGCCGCTTCGATGAGGCGCTGCCCGCCGAGTGGCGGCGGGCCTCACGCGCGCGGCGGCCCCTGGGGCTCGCGATGCTGGACGTGGATTGGTTCAAGCACTACAACGACCGCTACGGCCACCAGGCCGGCGACGAGTGTCTGCGCGCACTCGCCGGAGTGCTGGGTGCCCAGGTCCAGCGGATCAGCGACCTGGCCGCGCGCTACGGGGGCGAGGAATTCGCGGTCATAGCCCCGGACACCGACGCCGTGGGCATGCTGCGCCTCGCCGAGTCGATCCACACCGCCCTGGAGGCCCTGGCCCTGCCCCATGCCGCAGCGCCGTTGGGCCGGGTCACCGTCAGCATCGGGGTCGCCGCGCTGGCGCCCACGCCCGAGACGCGGCCCGAGACGCTGCTGCGCCTGGCGGACGAGGCCCTGTACCGCGCCAAGGCCGAGGGTCGCAATCGGACCGTGCTGGGGGCGCCGGGTATGGGCGGGGGTGCGGCGTGA
- a CDS encoding nucleotidyltransferase substrate binding protein yields the protein MIDYDKLRKSLKHLELQYANHHAAAARPELSIIDREAIAESVIQRFETCYDTLWKTLKQYLINELGLPEVPNSPKPILKLAGQNTILPSPVGQWLVYADARTATAHDYSGEKAQQTLLIMGAFITDMIALYQTMTGEPWE from the coding sequence ATGATCGACTATGATAAGCTACGAAAATCGCTCAAGCACCTGGAATTGCAATATGCCAATCACCATGCGGCAGCCGCGCGCCCAGAGCTCTCCATCATCGACCGCGAGGCTATTGCGGAGTCGGTGATCCAGCGCTTTGAGACGTGCTATGACACCCTGTGGAAGACCCTCAAGCAATATCTTATCAATGAATTGGGATTGCCGGAAGTCCCCAATAGCCCGAAGCCGATACTCAAGTTGGCAGGCCAGAATACTATTCTCCCCTCGCCGGTCGGGCAATGGCTGGTCTATGCAGATGCACGCACCGCCACCGCCCATGACTACAGCGGCGAGAAGGCACAACAAACGCTGTTAATCATGGGCGCGTTCATCACCGACATGATCGCACTTTACCAGACGATGACCGGAGAACCCTGGGAATGA
- a CDS encoding ATP-binding protein yields the protein MSNPDANETEIHRGRDQRVLRVSDPAAGPLLVKQGCPDGDLDAARSALHNERQILDRLRGLAGCPHLVRYDPAIPELAVADFGGVALDASGLLGTIDLEPFLVLAENLAQALAGVHGRGVILNDLNPAGCLVCPSDLRVQFSEVQSATTFAEERPGFDRLSCLPGPPVYLSPEQTGRMNRPVDYRTDLYSLGATLYALATGQPPFAGTDTLALIHAHLACAPPSPQERAPWLPPPVAELILTLLAKEPDERYQSAAGLAHDLDQLRTALAMDQPLAGVRLKERDLPLAPRPPHRLYGREQELATLMAAFADLTAGDAQGLFVAGYSGVGKTALIAEIHRPVTLGRGLFISGKFEQFQRERPFLGPAQGLCQLCQLLLAEPEERVAWWRSRLLAALGPDAGALFEVVPELQSLLGAQPPAPPLGPHESQVRLRALLVALLRAIAAPAHPLVLFLDDLQWADQPTLDLIGALLEETGLAGLLLIGAYRDNEVDAAHPLRRLLQRPTAAGTPARVLTLASLTAGDTTALLADMLHLPPPRGAPAGRRPVRQDQR from the coding sequence ATGTCGAACCCTGATGCCAACGAGACGGAGATCCACCGGGGGCGCGACCAGCGGGTGTTGCGCGTGAGCGATCCGGCGGCCGGCCCACTGCTCGTCAAGCAGGGTTGCCCTGACGGTGACCTGGATGCCGCCAGGTCCGCGCTGCACAACGAGCGGCAAATCCTGGACCGTCTGCGGGGGTTGGCGGGCTGTCCGCACCTGGTGCGCTACGACCCGGCCATACCGGAATTGGCCGTGGCGGACTTCGGCGGCGTCGCGCTCGACGCCTCGGGACTCCTGGGCACCATCGATCTGGAGCCCTTCCTCGTCTTGGCCGAAAACCTGGCGCAGGCCCTGGCGGGGGTCCATGGACGCGGTGTCATCCTCAATGACCTGAACCCCGCCGGCTGTCTGGTGTGTCCTTCCGACCTGCGGGTGCAGTTCAGCGAGGTCCAGTCGGCCACCACCTTTGCCGAGGAACGCCCGGGGTTCGACCGCCTGAGTTGTCTGCCGGGCCCCCCGGTCTACCTGTCGCCCGAGCAGACCGGGCGGATGAATCGGCCGGTCGACTACCGCACCGACCTCTATTCACTGGGCGCCACCCTCTATGCCCTGGCGACTGGCCAGCCGCCGTTCGCGGGGACCGATACCCTGGCCCTGATTCACGCCCATCTGGCCTGCGCCCCGCCATCGCCGCAGGAACGCGCGCCCTGGCTGCCGCCCCCGGTCGCGGAACTGATCCTGACGCTGCTCGCCAAGGAGCCCGACGAGCGCTATCAGAGCGCGGCGGGGTTGGCCCATGATCTGGACCAGTTGCGCACGGCGCTGGCGATGGATCAGCCGCTCGCGGGGGTGCGGCTCAAGGAACGCGACCTGCCGCTGGCGCCCCGCCCGCCGCACCGGCTCTACGGGCGCGAGCAGGAACTGGCGACGCTGATGGCGGCCTTTGCGGACCTGACCGCGGGCGACGCCCAGGGACTCTTCGTGGCCGGCTACTCGGGGGTCGGCAAGACGGCCCTGATCGCCGAGATCCACCGGCCGGTGACCCTGGGGCGGGGCCTCTTCATCAGCGGAAAGTTCGAGCAATTCCAGCGCGAACGCCCCTTTCTGGGCCCGGCCCAGGGCCTGTGCCAGTTGTGCCAACTGCTGCTGGCGGAGCCCGAGGAGCGGGTCGCGTGGTGGCGCTCACGGCTCCTCGCGGCCCTGGGGCCGGACGCCGGCGCACTCTTCGAGGTCGTGCCGGAACTGCAATCGCTGCTCGGCGCCCAGCCCCCCGCGCCCCCGCTGGGGCCGCACGAGTCGCAGGTGCGCCTGCGCGCCCTGCTGGTCGCCCTGCTGCGCGCCATCGCCGCCCCCGCGCATCCGCTGGTGCTGTTTCTCGACGACCTGCAATGGGCCGACCAGCCGACGTTGGACCTCATCGGCGCGCTGCTGGAGGAGACCGGGCTGGCGGGCCTGCTCCTGATCGGTGCCTACCGCGACAACGAGGTCGACGCGGCCCACCCGCTGCGGCGCCTGCTGCAACGGCCGACGGCCGCCGGCACCCCGGCCCGGGTGCTGACGCTGGCCAGCCTGACGGCGGGCGACACCACCGCGCTGCTGGCCGACATGCTGCACCTGCCGCCCCCCCGCGGTGCGCCCGCTGGCCGCCGCCCTGTACGCCAAGACCAGCGGTAA
- a CDS encoding nucleotidyltransferase family protein, protein MSATLSIDPQQRELLLTLLRQWLPGTAVWAYGSRVNGTARPNSDLDLVAFAPPTRRQLLPAAREALDESNLPFLVDLHGWDELPARFHDNIRSNYVVLQAVGPPELQRQ, encoded by the coding sequence ATGAGTGCCACGCTTTCGATCGACCCGCAGCAGCGTGAACTGTTGCTCACACTCTTGCGCCAATGGCTGCCCGGAACCGCGGTCTGGGCCTATGGGTCCAGGGTGAACGGCACCGCCCGCCCCAATTCCGACCTCGACCTCGTTGCCTTTGCCCCGCCGACCCGGCGCCAGTTGCTACCGGCGGCGCGCGAGGCACTGGACGAGAGCAATCTGCCGTTTCTTGTCGACCTCCATGGGTGGGATGAATTACCGGCACGCTTTCACGACAACATCCGCAGCAACTATGTCGTGCTGCAAGCAGTGGGACCCCCGGAGTTGCAACGACAATGA
- a CDS encoding type I restriction-modification system subunit M, whose amino-acid sequence MADANTTGTTRNGGDLGFEADLFKAADKLRGNMEPSDYKHVALGLIFLKHISDSFEAKHAALLAQYPDGAEDPDEYAAENVFWVPPDARWSHLKAQAKQPGIGRLIDAAMLAIEKVNPSLKGVLPKEYGRPALNAVMLGELIDLISRIALGESQDRARDLLGRVYEYFLGQFAGSEGKRGGEFYTPRSVVSVLVEMLEPFPDPARKVLGRVYDPCCGSGGMFVQTERFLTAHGGRIGELAIYGQESNYVTWRLCKMNLAVRGIDADIRWNNEGSFHKDELPDLRADFILANPPFNISDWGGAKLREDARWKYGTPPVGNANFAWLQHILHHLGPNGTAGVVLANGSMSSSQSGEGEIRRAMVEADVVDCMIALPGQLFYSTQIPACLWFLAKNKRNGGLRDRRGETLFIDARKLGHLVDRTRRELADEDIERIAGAYHAWRGEMDAGRYADVAGFCKAATLPEIAGHGFVLTPGRFVGAAEVEEDETPFVERFAALQETLDSQFAQGQRLEQAIRENLGRVGLQAGRSTRRTS is encoded by the coding sequence ATGGCCGACGCGAACACCACCGGCACCACCCGCAACGGCGGCGACCTAGGCTTCGAGGCCGACCTGTTCAAGGCCGCGGACAAGCTGCGCGGCAACATGGAGCCCTCCGACTACAAGCACGTCGCCTTGGGGCTCATCTTCCTCAAGCACATCTCCGACAGCTTCGAGGCTAAGCACGCCGCGCTGCTGGCGCAGTACCCGGACGGCGCCGAGGACCCCGACGAGTACGCCGCCGAGAACGTCTTCTGGGTGCCGCCGGACGCGCGCTGGTCGCACCTCAAGGCCCAGGCCAAACAGCCCGGCATCGGCAGGCTGATCGACGCGGCGATGCTCGCCATCGAGAAGGTCAACCCCAGCCTCAAGGGCGTGCTGCCCAAGGAGTACGGCCGCCCGGCACTCAACGCCGTGATGCTGGGGGAGCTGATCGACCTGATCTCCCGCATCGCGCTGGGTGAGTCCCAGGACCGCGCCCGCGACCTGCTGGGCCGGGTCTATGAATACTTCCTGGGCCAGTTCGCCGGCTCCGAGGGCAAACGCGGCGGTGAGTTCTACACCCCGCGCTCGGTGGTGAGTGTGCTGGTCGAAATGCTGGAGCCCTTCCCGGACCCCGCCCGCAAGGTCCTGGGGCGCGTCTATGACCCCTGCTGCGGCTCCGGCGGCATGTTCGTGCAGACCGAGCGCTTTCTGACCGCCCACGGCGGGCGCATCGGCGAACTGGCGATCTACGGCCAGGAGTCCAACTATGTCACCTGGCGGCTATGCAAGATGAACCTCGCCGTGCGCGGCATCGACGCCGACATCCGCTGGAACAACGAGGGCAGCTTCCACAAGGACGAACTGCCGGATCTCCGCGCCGACTTCATCCTCGCCAATCCGCCCTTCAATATCTCCGACTGGGGCGGGGCCAAGCTGCGTGAGGACGCCCGCTGGAAGTACGGCACCCCGCCGGTGGGCAATGCCAACTTCGCCTGGCTGCAGCACATCCTGCACCACCTGGGACCCAACGGCACCGCCGGTGTCGTGCTCGCCAACGGTTCCATGTCATCCAGCCAGTCAGGGGAGGGCGAGATCCGCCGGGCCATGGTCGAGGCCGACGTGGTGGACTGCATGATTGCGCTCCCGGGTCAGTTGTTCTATTCCACCCAGATCCCCGCCTGCCTGTGGTTCCTGGCGAAGAACAAACGCAACGGCGGCCTGCGCGACCGCCGCGGTGAGACCCTCTTCATCGACGCCCGCAAACTCGGGCATCTGGTCGACCGCACCCGGCGGGAGCTTGCGGATGAGGATATCGAGCGGATCGCCGGCGCCTACCATGCCTGGCGCGGTGAGATGGACGCGGGCAGGTACGCCGACGTGGCGGGCTTCTGCAAGGCGGCGACGCTGCCTGAGATCGCCGGGCATGGCTTTGTGCTGACGCCCGGGCGCTTTGTGGGCGCGGCGGAGGTCGAGGAGGACGAGACGCCCTTTGTCGAGCGGTTCGCGGCGCTGCAGGAGACGCTGGATTCTCAGTTTGCGCAGGGGCAGCGGTTGGAGCAGGCGATTCGCGAAAATCTCGGGCGGGTAGGCTTGCAAGCCGGGCGGTCGACGCGGAGAACATCATGA